ATGGGGGGTTGTCGGGTTCGATCCCCCTGGTGATCAATACGCCGGAGAACTTTTTGATGAAGGCCGGCGTGCTCTCCGAAATCATCCCCACCACCCTGACGCTGGGCAGCCCGATGAATATCGTGATCAACCTGGCGCTGCTGTTCACCCTGCCCATGCTGTTCATGATGATGCGTCCTTCGGATGACAAACGCCAGACCTTCGACGATTTGCGTGAGGGAGACGCCCCGGCCAAGCCGGTAACTGTCGAGGAAGAGGCCAATAGTCTCTGTCTGTCGGACAAGTGCATCAGCGACATGCTCAATTCTTCCTGGATTATCAATGGGCTGGTGGTGCTCATGGGGCTGTATATCCTCGTCTCCCACTTCTGGAACAAAGGGTTCGATATCAATCTGGACATCATGAATTTCTTGTTCATCATTCTGGGGATGCTGGCGCACAAGACACCGATCCGCTATGTGGTGGCCATGAAGCGGGCCTGCGCCAACGTCTCCGGCATCATCCTGCAGTTCCCCTTCTATGCCGGGATCATGGGCATCATGATCCATACCGGTCTGGGCAAGCAGGTGGCCACCTCCCTGGCCGCTGCCACCTCACCGGGGAGCTTTCCCATCGTGGCCTTTCTCACCGGAGGGTTCCTCAATATTTTCGTGCCTTCCGGCGGCGGCGAATGGGCCGTGGTGGGCCAGCCCATTGTCGAAGCGGCCAAAACCGTGGCGGCCAATGCCGGCATGACGGCCGAGGCAACCCAGGCCTTCATCGCCAAAGTTTCCATGTCCGTGGGTTACGGCGACAGCTGGACAAACATGATCCAGCCTTTCTGGACGCTGGCGTTCTTTCCGGTTGTGGCTGCCGGCAGCAGCCTGCAGGCCCGCGACATCATGGGCTATACTTTTGTGGCCATGCTCTGGTCCTTCGTGATTTTCGCACTGGGGGTCACCTTCCTGCCCATGTAACATTCAGAAAGGGGGCACACGCGTGCCCCCGCTGCTTATTATTGGGAATGCCTGAAGAAACCGTTCGTTTTCAGGCATTCCCTTTTTTTGTTCTCCATAGAACGCCAGTTTTCTGGTTTCCGTGCTCTGCTTGGGAAACCCATAAGCTTTGGTTGAACGGGTTTGAAAAACCCATACGAAGCCTTATGTTTTAATCCATCTTCGGGTCGAATCGAGACAACCAGCGATTCCAATCGTTAGAACGGGAGAACATGCCCATGGCCATCCTACAGGCCCATCATCTGACCAAGACCTACAGCGTCGATCACCGGGTCATTTCCGTTCTGGAAGACGTGTCCCTTTCCGTGGAAAAGGGGGCGTTCGTCGTTATCAGCGGCAGCAGCGGCAGCGGGAAGACCACGCTGCTGACGCTTCTGTCCGGGCTCGACTATCCCACATCGGGCCAGGTTCTGATTGACGGCCGGGATATTTCGGCGGCATCGGAAGAGGCCTTGGCGCCGCTGCGAAACCGCATCATCGGCTTCGTCTTCCAGTCTTTCCATCTGGTTCCATCCATGACAGCCGTGGAGAACATCATGTTTCCGGCCGAACTGGCCGGTGCTCCCGATGCAAATGACCGAGCACGGCACTTGCTCTCCCGGGTGGGTCTATCCGACCGGGCGGACAATTTTCCCAGCCAGCTCTCCGGCGGCGAAAAGCAGCGTATCGCCCTGTGCCGGGCCCTGATCAACCGTCCCAAACTGCTGTTTGCCGACGAGCCCACCGGCAACCTCGATTCGGAAAACGGCGGTGTCGTACTGGATCAGCTCATCGATCTGAAAAACGAACACGGGGCCACGCTGGTGCTGGTGACTCACAATCCGGAAATCGCCAGGGTCGCCGACCGGGTGTTCACCCTTGCCGATGGCCGCCTGAAAGGATAGCCGCGCGATGCGCCATCTGCCGACCGTCATCCGCCAGGTTCGCCGCTCGTCCACCCAGGCCGTTCTGTTCGTTCTCTGCGTGGCGCTTTCCCTGAGCGCCCTGACCGCTTTTTCGGGTTTTGGCAGAAGCGTGAAGCGTGCCCTGCAGGACGATGCCCGCATCCTGCACGCCGCAGACATTCTGGTTCGATCCTACGACCCTATCTCCACCCCCTTGATTCAAGCGACTGACCGCCTGGTGGAACAGGCGCGCGTACGGCGGGCAATGGTGCACGAGTTTTACAGCGTGGTTCGGGATACGGGAAAAACCGCCTCCGTGCTCTCGCGGCTGAAGGTCGTCGAACCGGGCTACCCCTTTTACGGACAGGTGTCTTTGAAATCCGGGCGGCCCTTCCCGCAGGTCCTGACTCCCGGCGCCTGCATCGTGGAGCAGACCCTGCTGGACCGCATCGGTCTCCAGGTGGGCGACCACTTGCAGGTGGGATATGCGGCCCTGACAATCGCAGACGTGGTTACCGGCGAGCCGGATCGCCCCCTGGAACTGTTTGCTTTCGGCCCGCGGGTGTTTCTCCACAACGACGATTTAGAGTCTTTGGGACTGATGGCCACCGGCAGTCGTATCCGCCGCACGCTGCTGCTTCAGGTGGCCGACCCCCTCGAGGTGGATGCCATTGCCGAGGAGCTGCAACGGGCGGCGGCCGAGGGCGGCGAGCGCATCGACACCTACCGGACCGCCGGATCTGCGGTTACCCGTTTTTTCGACATGTTTCTCTTTTTTTTAAAACTGGTGGGCCTGTTTATCCTGATGATTTCCGGTATAGGCATTCAAAGTACCCTGACCGCCCTGATCAATGAAAAACGACCGGCCATCGCCATCATGAAAACCGTGGGGGCCACCGGCCGTTTCATTACCACCCATTTCCTTTTCCTGGTGCTGGTGCTGGGCGCCATCGGCACGGTTGCGGGCATTGTTGCCGGCGGAGCCATGCAGGCCGTTTTGACCTGGATGCTGGGTTCTCTGTTGCCCGGCGGGCTCTCCAGGGGCATCTCCTGGGCAGGGGTGGCGGAGGCTGTCCTGATGGGCGCTGTTGTGGTGGTCCTGTTTTCTTTTGTGCCCCTTTACCGGGCCCGACAGATGCGTCCGCTGGTCCTTTTCAAAAGGGAGACGGCCCCTGACGCCGGACGCTGGCCGACCCTTCTTTCCGCCGTGCTGATTCTGCTGTTCTTCCTGTTTATAGTGCTCTGGCACATGCGGGACGTTCGTTTCGGGATCGCTTTTGTCGGTGCGCTTGCGGGCATGGTGCTGGCGGCCGGCCTGCTGGCCCAACTGGTGCTGGCAATCATCCGGCGGTTGCCCGTCCGCCATCTGGCCATGCGCCAGGCCATCCGGGGCCTGTTTCGCCGGGGCAACGCCACCCGGGCCGTCATGATCACCCTGACCGTTTCGCTGGCCCTGATTTTCGGCGACCGGTTGATCGAAAAGAATCTGAGGGCCACCTTCGTGCGCTCCTTTCCCGCCGATTCGCCCAACGCCTTTTTCGTGGACATCCAGCCCGGTCAAACCGAGGCTTTTTCAGCCGCCGTCGGCCGGCCGGTCTCCTTTTATCCCGTCGTGAGGGCCCGTGTCGCGGCCATCAACGGCCAGGCCATCGACCGCCGTCGGGAAGGCCGCAAACGGCGCGACAACCTGTCGCGGGTGTTCAACCTGACCTACCGGGAGAGCCTGCTGGAAGATGAAACCCTGCTCGAGGGGGATACGTTGTTCCGGAGCGACTGGACCGAGCCCCAGGTTTCGGTTATGGACACCGTGGTCGAGATGCATGATATGAAGATCGGCGACCGCATCCGTTTTACGATCCAGGGAGTTCCGATTACCGCGCGCATCGCCAGCATCCGCACGCGGGACAACCGGAATATGAGCCCGTTCTTCTACTTTGTTTTCCCGGAAGCGGTGCTGGGCAAGGCGCCCCAGACCCTTTTCGCCGCCCTGAAGGTGCCTTCCGGCGAGTTGGGAGAACTCCAGACGACCGTTGTTTCCCGATTACCCAACATCAGCGTCATCGATATCTCCCAGACCATCGGAACCCTGGCGAAAATGATGGAACGGCTGTCCCGGATCGTGCGCCTCTTCAGCCTGTTCAGCGTCGCTGCCGGCATCCTGATTCTGGTCAGCGCGGTGTTCGCGACCCGCGCCGAGCGGATGATGGAGTCGGTTTACTACAAGGTCCTGGGTGCCGGCCGGCGCTTCGTGGTAACGGTTTTTGCCCTGGAGAACCTGTTGATCGGCCTGCTCAGCAGCCTTTTGGCCCTGGCCCTGGCCCAGGCAGGAGCCTGGTGGGTCTGCCGGATGAAATTCGACATTGGCTACCAGCCTTTTCCGGTGGACTCTTTGTTCATGACAGGAGTTACCGTTTTCGTAGTGGTCTGTGCGGGCCTGGCCGCTTCGCGATCGGTCATGGCCAAAAAGCCGGTGGTTTATTTAAGGGAGCAGCAAAATGAATAATGGTTCAACCCTACTGAGCTTTTTCAAAATGATGGGAAAGCGCATCGGCCTGCTGATGATCGGCCTGGGCCTGTTGGTGGCTGGATGCAATCAGGAGCCGACGACACAAACGCCGGCGCCGGTCGTCAAAGCCCCTGCGCCTGCCTACGAGGGCACCATCGTCGCGGTGGGGGACAGCCTGACCGCCGGATTGGGCGTTGACGAGGATATGGCCTATCCGGCCCAGCTGGAGCGCCGGCTCAAAGTCGACCGATACGACTTCCGGGTGGTCAACGCCGGGGTAAGCGGCGAAACCAGCAGCGGCGCTCTTGCACGCATCGACTGGGTGATTGCCAGCTTGCAGCCGGATATCGTCATTCTGGAAACCGGGGCCAACGACGGCCTGCGCGGCCTGGACCCCGATCTGCTGCTGAGCAACCTGGACCGCCTGGTAGATCGTCTGAAAAGCCAGAACATCCAGGTGATCCTGGCCGGCATGCAGATGCTGCCCAATCTCGGTCCGGACTACATCCGGGCCTTTGCCGATATTTATCCGCGGATTGCAGACAAACATGGAATTCTTTTGATTCCTTTTTTTCTCGAGGGTGTGGCCGGCCGGCCCGAATTGAACCAGGATGATCGGATGCATCCCACAGCCGAAGGGTATGCCCGCATCGTGGAGACCGTTTATCCAACCGTGGTTACCGCCATCCAGCGACACCGCAGCCTTAAAATCCGGTGATTAATAGGATTCACTTCTGCGAACGAATATGGTAGGGGTGCTCTCTATTGCAGGACCGAACCAGCGGTTCGGTCCGATAGATCCAAAGCAGGGAGATCCATTTTTCATGTCATGGCATGTCATCCGATCCTTTGGCAACTCGGACCACCAAGCCTATATGCGGTTTTGGGATCCGGCAAGCAGCTCTTTCCACTTCCGAACCTTGGCGTGTTCCGCGTTGACCCGAGATATGCGCAAGCAAGACCGATGGTATGTCGCCGGCTGGAAAATCCACCTTTCCATCTACCCCGCCGATTACGCCAAGGCCCTGCCCGCCCTGAGATTGTTCGAGGATTGGGCGGAGCCTGCCGGTCTGGTTTACAAATACGCGGCATCCAGAGGGTTGTACGAAGGTTTCGAAGGGGAAGTGAAGGGTAAATTCGTTACCCTTTACTGTAAAGCGCCCGACGAGATTCCGCCGGTTATCCATCTGGTCAATCAGCTGTTTGCCCAGGAGGGGATTACGCCCGTAGCCCGTTCCAGAATCGATGAACTGGAGGGCCTGCGTCATGAATTTCCCCTGGTCGGCGGATACGGATTTGTACGCTATGGCGCGTTCTGCTACACCAACGGACTCCTCGACCTCACCGATCCTAGCCGAACGCCCATGCGCGACAATCGCCATCTGCCGTTTCCCCGGTTCAGAGACCCCGCCAGACTGGCCGCAGAAATCGATCTCTTCAGGGATTTGATTCTACCGAACAAATAGAAAAAAACGTCCGGACGATCTTTGTTTCCACGTTTTGCCAGCCGACGGGCTGTCGGCCCGTCATTGTTCCCGCAACCGAAAACGGTGGTTGACTTCCAGGTGCTCCAGGGAAAGGTCGATGACATTTTTCAGCCTGGGCTGCCGCCGGGCCAGCTGTTCGCAGAAGGATCGGGTGCGAGGCGGTTCCGTCAGGCCGGGAACGGGAACAAAGGCGGCCACCACCCGCTCGAAAAGCAGGGGATGCATCTTTTCGAGGCGCGAAAGATGGTCTTCGAACCACGCCCAGAGGCGATGCGTTGCCGTCGGATTGCCCGCGGCGGCCACCAGCGGCATGAAACGGATACGGTCGGGCAGATTGTCCAGGACGTAGTCCAGCGCCCCTTCCAGATCCGTCCACGGGGAAAAGGCGCCCAGGGCGGTTGCCAGGGTGGTGCGTTCATGCTCGACCTTACTGGATGCCAACCGGCGGATCATGGTGTCCAGGGCGTCTTGGCCGCCGACAACGGCGCCGGCAGTCATCACGCTCCTGAAAATATCCGGAGGCACCGGGTCGCCCTTGGCAAAGGCATGAAAACGGTCGGTTAGGAAGGCAAGAATGTTTTGGTTTCCAATCAGGCTGCCGTGAACCAGGAGCTGGTCGCGAAGCATGGCCGTGGTTTGCGATTCGTCCTCCGCCGGTTCAAATCCGATGGCATCCAGCGTGGTATCCATCAGGGCCATGGCTGTCCGGCCGATTCTGTTCCGGATGTCCCCCTGCAGCACCAGATAGGCTTCGAAGAGGTGGCTGTCCAGGCTGGAAAGGGGCAGGTAGGACGGCTCCCCGCGATAGTGCTCGGCCCAGTCCAGAAAGGCATCCATGGTCAATTCACCGGATTTGACCAGGGCAAACAGGTCGTTTTGCAGCCCCCAGCGGTCCAGGGACGGCAGCTGCCGCTTTTTGACCCGATCGGCCAGACAGGAGAGGTTCTCCGCATCGGCATATTGGACGTGGTAAAAGCCGGTGTGGCCGGGGTTGAGGTGGTAAGCTCGAGTGCCGGAAGGCAGGTCGATGTCGGTCCGGGGCGCTTGCAGTAAAACCGTCAGGGTCTCATGGCTTCCGTCCGATGCGTAGGCGGTGACCGACAGGGGCACCATCCAGGTCTGATCGCTATCGTTGGGCAGGCAGGTAAAGCGCCGCTGGCGCAGAGTCAGCCGGTTGCCGTTTCGCCGGACAGTGATCAGTGGAAATCCTGGCTGAGTGACCCAACTGCGCATCAATTCCGTTACCGGCATTTCCGATGCCTCTGCGAGCGATTCCCACAGGTGGTGGCTGGCGGCGCAATCATAGGCGAATTCTTTCAGGTAGCGTCGAAGGCCGGACTTGAAACGTTCCGGCCCGATCCAGGCCTCCAACTGGCGCAAAATGCTGCCCCCTTTACTGTAGATGATGGGAGCCGTGCTGGTATTGATGGCTACCACAGCGTCGCCGGGCATTTCGATGGCAAAGGTTTCGTGCAGGGCGTCACGGGCCAGGGCCGCCTCGGTCTGGTTTCTGACGAAAGCGTGCCAGATCCGCCATTCCGGATAGTAATGGTCCACCATGCCGTATCCGAAGTAGGTGGCGAAGCTTTCATTCAGCCACAGGTATTTCCAATCTTCCGGTGTGACCAGGTTGCCGAACCATTGATGGGTGATCTCGTGGGCGATGATTTCGCAGATGCGGCTGCGGGCTTCGCGTGAGGTCACCCCGGGGACGTTCAACAGCAGGTTTTCGCGGAAGGTGATGGCCCCCCAGTTCTCCATGGCGCCAAAGGCAAAGTCCGGAACGGCGATCAGGTCCAGTTTGGTCAGGGGATAGGCGATGTCAAAATAGTCTTCGCCATAGGCCAGGGCCTTGCAGCCGAATTCCCGGCCGAATCGGGTCTGGTCTGCTGCTCCGGGCAGGCAAACAGCCCGCACCCGGTGATCGGTCTCGTCACGATGGATCTCA
This window of the uncultured Desulfosarcina sp. genome carries:
- a CDS encoding TIGR00366 family protein → MLGSIGTFFAERFRRWLPDSFIFALILTLIAAVWALFAVDVGPVKIAEAWYKGFWMLLKFAMQMVLILVTGYAIAISPIASRFIDWIASRIKSPVWVYASVIFVGQIFSMISWGWIVLTAVLARELSTRVKDVDYRLVAAAVYASFLPWHGGLSGSIPLVINTPENFLMKAGVLSEIIPTTLTLGSPMNIVINLALLFTLPMLFMMMRPSDDKRQTFDDLREGDAPAKPVTVEEEANSLCLSDKCISDMLNSSWIINGLVVLMGLYILVSHFWNKGFDINLDIMNFLFIILGMLAHKTPIRYVVAMKRACANVSGIILQFPFYAGIMGIMIHTGLGKQVATSLAAATSPGSFPIVAFLTGGFLNIFVPSGGGEWAVVGQPIVEAAKTVAANAGMTAEATQAFIAKVSMSVGYGDSWTNMIQPFWTLAFFPVVAAGSSLQARDIMGYTFVAMLWSFVIFALGVTFLPM
- a CDS encoding ABC transporter ATP-binding protein, whose amino-acid sequence is MAILQAHHLTKTYSVDHRVISVLEDVSLSVEKGAFVVISGSSGSGKTTLLTLLSGLDYPTSGQVLIDGRDISAASEEALAPLRNRIIGFVFQSFHLVPSMTAVENIMFPAELAGAPDANDRARHLLSRVGLSDRADNFPSQLSGGEKQRIALCRALINRPKLLFADEPTGNLDSENGGVVLDQLIDLKNEHGATLVLVTHNPEIARVADRVFTLADGRLKG
- a CDS encoding FtsX-like permease family protein, translating into MRHLPTVIRQVRRSSTQAVLFVLCVALSLSALTAFSGFGRSVKRALQDDARILHAADILVRSYDPISTPLIQATDRLVEQARVRRAMVHEFYSVVRDTGKTASVLSRLKVVEPGYPFYGQVSLKSGRPFPQVLTPGACIVEQTLLDRIGLQVGDHLQVGYAALTIADVVTGEPDRPLELFAFGPRVFLHNDDLESLGLMATGSRIRRTLLLQVADPLEVDAIAEELQRAAAEGGERIDTYRTAGSAVTRFFDMFLFFLKLVGLFILMISGIGIQSTLTALINEKRPAIAIMKTVGATGRFITTHFLFLVLVLGAIGTVAGIVAGGAMQAVLTWMLGSLLPGGLSRGISWAGVAEAVLMGAVVVVLFSFVPLYRARQMRPLVLFKRETAPDAGRWPTLLSAVLILLFFLFIVLWHMRDVRFGIAFVGALAGMVLAAGLLAQLVLAIIRRLPVRHLAMRQAIRGLFRRGNATRAVMITLTVSLALIFGDRLIEKNLRATFVRSFPADSPNAFFVDIQPGQTEAFSAAVGRPVSFYPVVRARVAAINGQAIDRRREGRKRRDNLSRVFNLTYRESLLEDETLLEGDTLFRSDWTEPQVSVMDTVVEMHDMKIGDRIRFTIQGVPITARIASIRTRDNRNMSPFFYFVFPEAVLGKAPQTLFAALKVPSGELGELQTTVVSRLPNISVIDISQTIGTLAKMMERLSRIVRLFSLFSVAAGILILVSAVFATRAERMMESVYYKVLGAGRRFVVTVFALENLLIGLLSSLLALALAQAGAWWVCRMKFDIGYQPFPVDSLFMTGVTVFVVVCAGLAASRSVMAKKPVVYLREQQNE
- a CDS encoding arylesterase; this encodes MNNGSTLLSFFKMMGKRIGLLMIGLGLLVAGCNQEPTTQTPAPVVKAPAPAYEGTIVAVGDSLTAGLGVDEDMAYPAQLERRLKVDRYDFRVVNAGVSGETSSGALARIDWVIASLQPDIVILETGANDGLRGLDPDLLLSNLDRLVDRLKSQNIQVILAGMQMLPNLGPDYIRAFADIYPRIADKHGILLIPFFLEGVAGRPELNQDDRMHPTAEGYARIVETVYPTVVTAIQRHRSLKIR
- a CDS encoding M1 family metallopeptidase; protein product: MQKRVIPKRYHIAITPDLNDFTFAGQMILNAHAPEPAEAIRLDSLELDIRQCRLKPEDKTHPEEECRFTVNPADSNLTVHFPGPITGDFELVIDYTGKINDLMAGFYRSSIQVAGAPDHMAVTQFQESDARRAFPCFDHLAQKAVFTVEMVIDDHLTAISNADIQTISAPENGRRRVIFYPTPKMSTYLVFFGVGPFEIHRDETDHRVRAVCLPGAADQTRFGREFGCKALAYGEDYFDIAYPLTKLDLIAVPDFAFGAMENWGAITFRENLLLNVPGVTSREARSRICEIIAHEITHQWFGNLVTPEDWKYLWLNESFATYFGYGMVDHYYPEWRIWHAFVRNQTEAALARDALHETFAIEMPGDAVVAINTSTAPIIYSKGGSILRQLEAWIGPERFKSGLRRYLKEFAYDCAASHHLWESLAEASEMPVTELMRSWVTQPGFPLITVRRNGNRLTLRQRRFTCLPNDSDQTWMVPLSVTAYASDGSHETLTVLLQAPRTDIDLPSGTRAYHLNPGHTGFYHVQYADAENLSCLADRVKKRQLPSLDRWGLQNDLFALVKSGELTMDAFLDWAEHYRGEPSYLPLSSLDSHLFEAYLVLQGDIRNRIGRTAMALMDTTLDAIGFEPAEDESQTTAMLRDQLLVHGSLIGNQNILAFLTDRFHAFAKGDPVPPDIFRSVMTAGAVVGGQDALDTMIRRLASSKVEHERTTLATALGAFSPWTDLEGALDYVLDNLPDRIRFMPLVAAAGNPTATHRLWAWFEDHLSRLEKMHPLLFERVVAAFVPVPGLTEPPRTRSFCEQLARRQPRLKNVIDLSLEHLEVNHRFRLREQ